A window of Oncorhynchus masou masou isolate Uvic2021 chromosome 16, UVic_Omas_1.1, whole genome shotgun sequence genomic DNA:
tttacatgttgccttttatattttgttcagccTTAAAGCCTGTGATTTACCATCAGGCTAAGATTTAGCACAAATCAAAAAATTACTAGCCTAAATTATTTGTCAATCTATTTAAAAACAAAGGGAAATACTGCATCTAAGAATCAATTCCACAATATAAAATAGTTGGTCAAGTAAATATTGTATACTATTTGGGTGGACATAAAGAGGGGAGATGGAGTTTGATACCGATAGATGAAAATTATTCAACAgttgtcaaacatttttttttttaaaccaaccCAATTTGGTGTTCAAATAGCTAGATAAACATTTGTACGTGTATAAGTAAAGCAACAACATAAGTTACTAAATAATATTTACATATATACAACATGTAACTCTGTTCAGCCTTCACTTGATTGAGGTGGACCTCTGTTCTACCTTTGACCATGCCATCACAGCCTGggacctctctcccttctctcttctatactcctctgctctgctctcattACTTCAGTTTTTGAGCAATATTCTTCCTGCGAGGGGTATCTTTTTGGACCTGACGAGCCCGCGTGCCAAAGCCCAGAGACTGTAGAGACTCAGTCATATACCTCTGGGTGGGAGAGACACAAAGCATCACCAGCAGCTTCGCATCCCCACCtagtggagaaggagaagaggatagagaagagaggggagagggagaggagaatggTTAGTCATTATCAACTGCAGTCAAGGAAAAcaacaaactgtgtgtgtgtgtgtgtgtgtgtgtgtgtgtgtgtgtgtgtgtgtgtgtgtgtgtgtgtgtgtgcgtgttaccGATGGCATCCTGCAGTAGGTGTGTGAGCTTGCTGTTTCTGTAGGGCACATGTGGCCGTTGCTCTGCCAGAGCTCCCAGTACgtcagacagagcagacagactgCGGTTTATACACGACGTCTCCCACAGTGCAGCGCCAGTCACCCCTGACATACCTACAGTTACACAAACACACGTCCAAACAGTtacacacacagcatacacaTAGTCATCCCCCCTACACTATCGAAGAGAACACCATTGCTACACAACAATTACAGACCATGGTGGATGAGTTTGGTGTTGTTTTCACGACTCACCCACGCACTCGCTACCTGCAAGGTCCACCAGCTGTAGTTTGGTCCTGAAGTTAGCCTGGGCGGTGCTGGCTCTGGGGGAGGGGCAAGAGGAGTGAATGGGGGAGTGGCTGGGGGAGTGGTAGGGCGAGGAGGAGGAGCTAGCGGAACGTTCGTCCCCCGATTGGCGGGCCATTGGGTTGGCACGGCGACAGCGGGGGCTCCACCACTCCTTCTGGGCCTTGCGCTGCATGTCTTTCTTGACACTTTGCAACCTACGAGCTGGACAgcacagcaccacagacacagtcAATAAAGGAATATAGCAGCAAGATATCATGACAAGAAATCAATCAATTATAGCACTAAGACATTGTGTAAAGCTTGTCATTTTTCATTTGTCAGTAAtcagatgtttgtgtgtgtgtctcacccagGGCCAGGGCGTTGGGGCTCTTGGAGGAGACAGTGAGGGTGACTATGAGATGAGAGCGTGAGGAGTCTCTGTGGACCAGTGTAGGGCAGCGAGCCCTCAACCTCAGAACAGAACTGATCAGCTGCATCACATCTGCTGAGCTTCTCACCAACCTGGGAGAACACAGTCAGCAATACAGTACTTCAACTCACataaatctcacacacacagaaacagtcaCTATTCTATTACCAATCCAATAGATATGTCTCCTACACTCACTCAATTAATCACTCACGTACacaccacgcacgcacgcacacacacagtaaaggACTACTCACACGTAGGAGAGTAAGGGCACCTCGCTGGTCCCTGTGCTGGTAGTGATGACATCTCTCTTGGCGCCCATGGCAACCCCGTCCTCATCTTTAGCCAGCAGATCCAACACCTCGTTGTTGTACACCTCCACCACAGACACCTCCACCGTGTGACTCTCAGCAGGTTTCTCCGATATCATCCTGTCagatagcacacacacatacaaaagtaAACAAGATAAAACAAGTATAAACATGCATCCATGTACAAGTATAGCTCCTTCTCTCATCACCCTAACCCTAGTATGAACACCAAACTTttaattctctctcccctccctccctccctccctccctccctccctccctccctccctccctccctccctccctccctccctccctccctccctccctccctccctccctccctccctcccacccacccacctgaaGAGTTCAGTGGCTGCTTTGGGAATAACGCCTTGCCGGGCCTCCCCCTGTGGTCCTGAGGGGTCCTCGGCCTGGGCGCCGATCATGGTGTGTGTCttcccactgcctgtctgtcCGTACGCCATGATGCACACGTTATACCTGACCGAACAATAGGAGAATCAGTCTGTGAAATACAGACTTGCTGTTTCTATTAATTTAGCTGTTTGTTATTCAGACGTCGTCTTACTGGATTTAATTCCTCATTCTGCTTCGCTCTATTTAATAACGTTTCACATGGTCTGCTTTGCCTCTGGTCCTGATCCAATGGAGCATTCAATCACAACACTAATTCTCTGAGGCAATCATCTCTACTGTAAATAGGAGGTACACAGTGTTGGCTTTTTTTGATTATTTTAGAAGTTCTGAGATGCTGTGAGGAAGGCAATAGAATTACATTAGCGATCAGTGTTTCCCCTTAGCAACACAAGGTCACATTAACTCACCCGTCCAGCAGAGACGTGAGGAGAGGCTTCACTTCCTCAAACACGACATCCTGGGAGTCCTCAGGACCATGCACCCTGTCAATCACATCACCATGGAAACACATGCTTGAAAAGCTTCATACATCTGAAGCTGTGACATATACTACAATTACAACTGCTGACAGAATGTAAATATAGAATAGCAACAATAATCAAAGGAAAGTTATTACCATGTTATATTACCTCTCAAACTCAAACATCTTGTTCAGCCCCAGGTTCCCCATTCTAGTACAATTCACAACAACTGTATCCTGGAAAACAGGCAAAACAACAGTGAGGCAGGCAGGTGATTTCAGAATGACTCATTCAACCCAATCACAGACCTAACAATAAATAAGACCTTAAAACTGTATGTACTCACATCGTTGACTGCCTGAACCACCTCTTCTGTTGTAGCAGGCCTGAACAGAAAACAATCATGACTATTATAAAACTGTACTGTTCTAAATTGTTGTTACTAAGAGGATGTTAAATGCACTAATTAAAgtgatacttcaggattttggcaatgaagccctttatctccctccaccacccccctcttCGGAGGACAGATATCTTAATTTTTTTACAGACTTTTtgctacacatacatacacattacatATATGTTAGATACATGGTACTTTTAAATAAAGCAgtcacataacaataatacattaccaaACAAACTCTTTAAAccgcccctcagccactctcagcccatcccacctatcaccatagacctcagctctttaatcccacccctcagccactctcagcccatcccacctatcaccatagacctcagctctttaatcccacccctcagccactctcaacccatcccacctatcaccatagacatcagctctttaatcccacccctcagccactctcagcccatcccacctatcaccatagacctcagctctttaatcccacccctcagccactctcagcccatcccacctatcaccatagacctcagctctttaatcccacccctcagccactctcagcccatcccacctatcaccatagacctcagctctttaatcccacccctcagccactctcagcccatcccacctatcaccatagacatcagctctttaatcccaccccctcagccactctcagcccatcccacctatcaccatagacctcagctctttaatcccacccctcagccactctcagcccatcccacctatcaccatagacctcagctctttaatctcaccccctcagccactctcagcacATCCCAACTATCatcatagacctcagctctttaatcccacccctcagccactctcagtccatcccacctatcaacatagacctcagctctttaatcccacccctcagccactctcagcccatcccaactatcatcatagacctcagctctttaaacccaaccctcagccactctcagcccatcccacctatcaccatagacctcagctctttaaacccaaccctcagcccctctcagctcatcccacctatcaccatagaccacccctcagccactctcagtccATTCCACCTATCACCATCGACCACCCTggtttggtttccatgtgccatatatttttcaattgtgctgtgatgttttacaaCATTTTATAACCTTTTTAATCATATAttatccacagattgtgagctaaagatgaaaGCCTTTCtatgagtattattatattatttattgactgactaCGGCTTTCCAAATTCCCCAACACTGCTATTTGTCAGGTTCATTTTAAGTGCATGTTATGACTTTttaaccattcctgaacctgtgaccagaaaccggccctttatctacttccccagaggcagatgaactaatggataccatttttatgtctctgtgtccagtatgaaggtaGTATGCTAGTACAAACCCATAGACTTACAGTCATTGCACTAGCGCTAATTAGCATTGGCTCGAGAAACTacatctaacttccttcatacaggacacagatacatacaaatggtatccacaagttcatctgacttcagggaagtagataaagggcctctttgccaaaatcccaaagtatccctttaaaatgTACAGTACTGCTCAAAATATATTATCTGACAAACTTACCCTATTGCTAATGTTGATCCCTGGCCATCGTCAAAGGGAAGGACTGGACGCACTCTGCAGTGGACCCTAATGTTCCCCCGCAGCTCCTGAAGAGCaacaatgagagagaaagagagagagtgagagaaagagacagagacggaaacaaagacagagacagagacaaaaaaGAATGGCAGTCACTGTAGACTATTAAAATGTAGTCAAGATCCTCACCACCAAGGTGTTGTGAAgtatcttcctcctctccctctcagtcctgctccgctccttctcctcCAGTAGAGAGCGCTCTAGAGCCTCCATCTGAGCCTGCAAACCTGAGGACAGATACACAGAGAACAGGATAATAATAACAGCACCATCACATATAATAACCAAATTATGagggcttttttgttgttgtttcaatGGTGTTACACAAACCGTGACAGTAACATCATGCATGTGCCAGGCTAAGCCACTAAATGCAATGTCATGCCATGAGAAACACAAATAATTGTGCCTAGTCCAGGTAATACCTTTAGACCCAAGTCCTTAATCTCAGTGGAAACATGGATACACCcactcatacactcacacacgCTGTAATGAAGCAATCAAAGCCATATAAGAACTCCTGGAATCCTCTGGACGACATGACTTACAACCTGACATCAAACAAGCGAATGGTGAACTCTAGTCTCAAGAGTCAGACCTCCTCACTATTCATTACTATTACATGTAACTAACCTCTTAGAGAATGCTACAACTACAACAAGCAGGGTAATAGCTAAGGAAAGAGATCCTCTCCTGCTGCTGATGGTTATTGTATTTGACCTGTCCTGTTCATGAGCTAAGACTTAAGCCCGAGGGGTTATGTGTGTGCTCATTGTGCAGGACTTACAGGGACAGTTGATGGATTAATCTAAGTCATTGTTTTGATAGGAGGCTGGGTTGCTCAACCATCTGACATCCTTCCTGAATGAAGGGTAGCTCGAGATGCAACTGCAGGGTccactttattttttaaacagagTATTCTCAAAAGAAAAATATGAATCCATGATCAATAAATGATATGAATAATGCTTCATAAATTGCAAAAAATCATACTGGTTCATAAATACAATATTTGtgcctacatttacattttctcCAAAAGCTGACTGATTTGGGATCAGCGCTACTGccttacatatacagtacatgaacTATTTCAAGCCAAACAACAAAACTGACCCTGGACCTGTGGGGAACGAAACCAATAGGGTCAGATATATATAGGCTAGGTGTTTTTCCCTCAGGCCCAACAGACAGCCAGGTTTAACCAAGTGACGAGGGATAAGTTCCTCGAGCTTGTCACCATGGCGACCAGGTGACGCAGAGGACAGGTCACACAACCTTTCCAAACCTCGCTGACAAAGTCATATTGGAGGGCTGGGTGAAGGAGGAGttcgagggggagagaggattatCCCCAAGGCAAACAACCTCTTAACATACGGCCTACGGGCACAGTAAATAAGATACTTGAGaatgggagaaagacagagagagagggagacagagagactatgtacagactcagtgagcatagccttgctattaagaaaggctgccgtaggcagacctggctctcaagagaagacaggctatgtgcacactgcccacaaaatgaggtggaaactgagctgcacttcctaacctcctgcccaatgtatgaccatattagagacacatatttacacagatccacaaataatttgaaaacaaacccgattttgataaactcccatatctactggttgAAATACCATCGTGTGCCATCACTGTAGCAAGATTTGtcacctgttgccacaagaaaaggtcaaccagtcaagaacaaacaccattgtaaatacaacccatatttatgcttatttactTTTGTACTTCAACCATTTGtacatttgtacatcgttacaacactgtatatatacataatatgacatttgtaatgtctttattcttttgaaacgtctgtgagtgtaatgtttaccgttcatttttattgtttatttcacttttgtttattatctacctcacttgctttggcaatgttaacatatgtttcccatgccagtaaaggcccttgaattgaattgaattgaattgatagagagagagagagagagacaagagaaagggagtgacagagagaaacagacagagagaagcagaagtACAAGGGGATAAGTCTGACACACATTGATTGAGTGAAATCCTAAATCcgaccacaggtagtatactcaCTGTGCACATCATTGCCATGGTGACCCTGGAGGGCCAAGCTGGCTTGGCCGACTTGTTCCAGCAGCAGCCTGCTCTGGTTCTCCAACTCAGTGGCGAAGTTCACATACACCGCAAACACCTCTCTCAGGTCCTGCTTCAAAATCTAGAATATTACACAAATAATACCATGAATGTGTGGTTATGTGTGTTCAGGTCCTCAATGACTCTAGTGCAGTATTTCAACctatacacactaccgttcaaaagtttggggtcacttagaaatgtccttgtttttgaaagaaaagcaaaaacaattgtccgttaaaataacatcaaattgatcataaatacagtgtagatattgttaatgttgtaaatgactattgaagctggaaacgtctgatttttttatggaatatctacatgtgtatagaggcccattatcagcaaccatcactccggtGTTCCAATGGcccgttgtgttagctaatccaagttcatcatttaaaaaggctaattgatcattagaaaacccttttgcaattattttagcacaattgaaaactgttgttctgattaaagaagcaatagagcatcagcatcagcatttgtggcttccattacaggctcaaaatggccagaaacaaagaacgttcttctgaaactcatcagtctattcttgttctgagaaatgaatgctattccatgcgaaaaattgtcaaaaaactgaagatctcatacaacgctctgtattactcccttcacagaacagcgcaaactgggtctgaccagaatagaaagaggaccagttcattagagtgtctagtttgagaaacagacacctcacacgtccttaactggcagcttcattaaatagtcccagcaaaacatcagtctcaacatcaacagtaaagaggcgactcttggatgctggccttctaggcagagttgcaaagaaaagccatatctcagactggctaataaaaataaaagatgaagatgggcagaagaacacagacactggacagaggaagattggaaaaacgtgttatggacagactaatctaagtttgaggtgttcggatcacaaagaagagcATTCGTGAGACGCAGAGAAAATGAAaatatgctggaggagtgcttgacgccatctgtcaagcatggtctgtgtgatggtctggggatgctttggtggtggtaaagtgggcaatttgtgtacagggtaaaagggatcttgaagtaggaaggctatcactccattttgccaTGCACCCTGTGGACAGCGCTTAATTgaagccaatttcctcctacaacagaacaatgacccaaagcacagctccaaactatgcaagaactatttagggaagaagcagtccgctggtattctgtctataatggagtggacAGCACAGTCAGCAGATCTctaccctattgagctgttgtggaagcagcttgaccgtatggtataCGAAACCCCAATGGACACCATGTTGGCCTTCCTCTgaactaaacaaaacaaaacagctGTGTAACTCTGGGGTTGTGTGTACCTGAACTTCAGACAGGAGTTTGGCCAGGGCAGactgggtgctttgctgcacaaCTCTCTGGTGTTGCCAACGCTTCTGGGCTTCTGCTTCTGCCTCTTCTGCATGATCCCGACGAAGTTTCCCCAGACactggagagggagaacaggGCAAGGGGGAACCACTATTACCAAGACATACAGTGACAAGTCACCATTTTGACATCCAAAACCCACTTTTTGGTCCAAGAAGGACATGGtagattttttaaaaatgtaccAGCAACTCAGTGTTCATTTTATGCCTCCATACTGTGCCCAATTGTCGCTATCCATGAAGTGAACATTGACAGGAAACGTGTTAAACAAGCAAAAATAACATGTTTACATATTGCTTTTAACTAATTCTAATTCAATTCTGCAGACAGTAAGCGTATCCATCTGTGGCACCCAATGATGTGCTTGGCTACCTACACAGCGGGCAATGACTGAGGTGTTCAAATACCACAGTACATTAAAATGTATTATCCAATGACTCAACTCACATCGGCGAGCCTCAGGTGAAGAATGGCATTTTCAGTCTCCAACTCCAGAATGCGTTCTTCTTTGCTCTAGAAACGTTCGGGACAGATTAGCCAACGCTGCTAGTTTGACATTGTAAAGTCAGTGATGTTTATCTGATTCCATTTAAATTCCTTTACTAAAGATACATAAATAAAATGGGGCTTGTAATTAATCGAATAGTTATTATAGCTTACTAACTAAACGATAAACAATTATTCTCACAAAGTAACAACTAAACCTACCTAAACGACAGTCGTTTTAGCTTCACCTGTCATACCTTTTGAatgaacaataaataaataaaatagacaTACCCGCAGTTTGTGCTCCAGAAGGTGCACTTGGTGCGCAAATATCTGGTCTCGGTTAATGAAGAGTGGCATTTTAATAAATGAGAGAAAACAATAAAAAAAGTACAGTAAAGAATATTATGCGACTGGGTTGTCAGCCTGCGTTTTTGCAGGTCAGATAATGCGATTACGCACGGACAACACTCTCCAAGCAGCTCTCCATCCGTGCGCATTTAGATGTCGTCCACTTGTCCTGAGACGTGCTTTCGGAATGGTGCTATGTGCTTTTGACAGGCTGGAGAGAAATATCAGCAACAGTATTTGAATGTGAACATTTGGTGGGTAGTATACATCCCTTGGTTTTGATCATTTTGCTCTCGCATGTCAAACTCGGAATTTGTGGATTAATGATAATCCTAAATCCTAAATCCTGCTGGCACAATTGAGCCTTGTATCCTGCATCTCAAGGACTGCGGTCAATTGAGCCGACATTCTCAAAACGAAGTCAAGCCACCGCACTTCAGTTTCCGCCAGAATTTGGTGCGCAAATGCACAACACTTTTTTTGGTAGGGGAACTGAGTTGGATGCACTCTCATGCACAGATACGAGACGATAGCTACAAAGAAGTTATATTACAGTGAACATTGATGACCCctatgtaaaaaataatacaatcaCTAAAAATAGCTGGTAGACTTTATTTTTATGTGTGCCAGGTATTGCATACCATAAAATGCCCATATTATGCCATCTTAAAGATGTTTTGTGACATGTGCCATTAGTAGATACATACTTGTTTTGTCCTATTATAGTGAAATTTGAGGAATTCTAATTACATTTTAATGCAGTAAAAATGCATGGTAAACACTTTGTGTGCTACAAGTAGATCAATAATCCATT
This region includes:
- the kif25 gene encoding kinesin-like protein KIF25, giving the protein MPLFINRDQIFAHQVHLLEHKLRSKEERILELETENAILHLRLADCLGKLRRDHAEEAEAEAQKRWQHQRVVQQSTQSALAKLLSEVQILKQDLREVFAVYVNFATELENQSRLLLEQVGQASLALQGHHGNDVHSLQAQMEALERSLLEEKERSRTERERRKILHNTLVELRGNIRVHCRVRPVLPFDDGQGSTLAIGPATTEEVVQAVNDDTVVVNCTRMGNLGLNKMFEFERVHGPEDSQDVVFEEVKPLLTSLLDGYNVCIMAYGQTGSGKTHTMIGAQAEDPSGPQGEARQGVIPKAATELFRMISEKPAESHTVEVSVVEVYNNEVLDLLAKDEDGVAMGAKRDVITTSTGTSEVPLLSYVLVRSSADVMQLISSVLRLRARCPTLVHRDSSRSHLIVTLTVSSKSPNALALARRLQSVKKDMQRKAQKEWWSPRCRRANPMARQSGDERSASSSSSPYHSPSHSPIHSSCPSPRASTAQANFRTKLQLVDLAGSECVGMSGVTGAALWETSCINRSLSALSDVLGALAEQRPHVPYRNSKLTHLLQDAIGGDAKLLVMLCVSPTQRYMTESLQSLGFGTRARQVQKDTPRRKNIAQKLK